taaaatcatgtattaaattgaaattttttcTTACACAAATCAAAGAAAGATGCATGATGATTTGAGGATCCATTAATTAACAGCAACCATGGCCCCCTCATCCTTCAAGTAGATGAGCAAAACCAACAGTACAACATGAATCTTGACTTTGAAAGAGTTGAATCCCCGACTAAAGGATAATAACTACAAAATttatgcttgaaagtaaaaagataaagggaaagaatgcggccgagagcagggggagactaggAGAGATATAGAGGATCATCAGAGCAGGATgagaggggaagaggaggagctagaGTGGATTTGCGGCTGATCGAGAACAAGGGGAGTCTGGGAGAGACGATCGCCGGAgtaggaggggaagaggaggagctagcGTGGTGGCTTGCGGCGGAGAGCAGCGCGAGATCGACTGGGATCTCTGTTTGCGGGAGCAGGCagaggggaaggggaagaagccaaGAGAAGGAGGAAAAATAACTCGCAGACAACaataagggtttttgggcattagtgacggtttcaaaaccgtcgctactactctccgtttattttttttataaataacaaagcattagtgacggtccaaattcgtcactaataaaacaccaatggtgacgaatttataaattcatcactaatattctcgacattagtaacggtttcaaaaccgtcactactactctccgtttattttttttataaataacacaACATTAGTGAtggtccaaattcgtcactaatatagaaattcgtcactaataagacaccaatggtgacgaatatataaattcatcactaatattctgaacttaaatttttatatatatatatatatatatatttttaaaaagaagtattagtgatgaattgaaaaattcgtcattatTAGTCTCTTATTCGTGATGAATGTACAACATCGTCACTAGTACtctaaattgaaatttttttaatttgtttaaaaaaaagaattattagtgacggttttcaaatacgtcactaataagggacaaatagtgacgaattcataaattcgccactaatactctgaacctaatatttttaatttttttaaaacaggtaGTATTGGTGACGGTtgtcaaccgtcactaataatggccaatagtgacgaatccacaaattcgtcattaatagtctgaacttaaatttttttagtagtgacggttgtcaaatccatcactaatgccctattagtagtgacggttctcccaaaccgtcaataatacccttaatcaaatttattttatattttttaaataaaaaatgagtagtgacggttttaaaaccgtcactaatatgctattattagtgacagatctcccaatccgtcactaataccctttacttaatttttttaatatttttttaaataaaaacactagtagtgacggtttcaaaaccatcactaatatgatcttattagtgacagatctcccaatccgtcactaacaccctttacttaattttttttatattttttttaaataaaaatactagtagtgacggtttcaaaatcgtcactaatacgccattattagtgacggatatcccaatccgtcactaataccattaactaaatttttttaatatatttataactattagtagtgacgatttattaatcgtcactaataagtgacttttagtgatgaatttaatctGTCATTAATACCATAAAATCGTCATTAGTATTTTCCTGAAAAAATGTTCGCGCGAAAATTGTTTGCCAcgcagtttttagtgacaaaatgtattagtgatggttctaaatcgtcactaatagttttgtattagtgacagctgctaaaaccgtcactaatgcttacactattagtgagaGTTGTcaaaaaccgtgactaatacaacactattagtgacggttttaaaactgtcactaatactttcgtcactaaaaacctgtttttttgtagtgtatctATTAGGGTACTAGCTTCCTCTATCTtagagctctatcacctagtctatcacagtttcctaaaatattagatatttgggtgagccacatctcagtaagacagaataaattatttacagtgtgtggcagtatgagtttcgttatatatcataatatactaattttagtgataataccatataagaaaatatacaaattcgtattgatagtcatatagatataaaacacaatcttttataagctttattccatttctcaaattttacacacatgcaacccatatttatcggTGAAAGTTCCCgaagatagggaagattacccgcccatacaagaaGCTTCCCTCTACCCCGATGTCGTTTGTATCCTAGCTTGAGTAACTCGGGTGAGGCTACAAATGATatttatcagggcactcaccttactcagtaagccctcaggtagagagttttactttgccctaattatttatattattaaactcATGCTCTTTCAGttatcatttccatttcacaatctaactcatgagtgtcctcggtaaccaatctATGtgtcgtctgtaactcatggctgccctgaggatattctccatgccatgcttccccctattgTTGGGTTGTGAGGCCCATAGGTTGGATTTAAATGGCGGTTGGcctactcggttagatcaaaatagatgcgtctgtagtacgattggcctgccacATCTTGGTCTGAACTCAAAGAAAAAAACTACCTTTCTCACTGGCTCAATTGTCTGTTAACACCACTCTCCATGagactgtgtggttgcactaacacctccctagaaacggtaccgtgctttcaaTCAACAGCAGTCTATCAGGGttctcacttccacatttcaatatttcacatttcaatttcaaatttcaatattcacatttcaacactcacattttcagtattcatattttatctcataataatatatatcacatttcaatattctcatcatttttcaaTAACACAtaccatcatttcatatttcctcaattactatagaaaatatttccatatatatatatatatatatatatatatatatatatatatgtatgcccTATTCCATCATTTTTCTAGTAAACATAtctatgtttcacatttcattatttctcataaaatacacAACATCATTTATCACTTTCCATCATTTCCTAAAACATCTcaattcagtataaatcatatgtcaccCAATTTTATccgatattcgtatcataataatttcaggcaaaatagctaaatttcattttcacatattttctcaactagtaatttcaaaaataactgcaacaatttattccccttacctgacttattgagatcTCACCAAAATACCCAAATTCTACGGCAATGAAGTTCGGCGCTCAAAATcatgaaattcacatttcttccaaattaatcaattcaactccacaaaataataattattttaatattttctaagtccACACACTCTCagtactaattaaactttaaaaataactaACGGATATATTTCCACTATCCTaacctagccttggagtggtgcctaggaaatccaaattaaaaatgtGCTCCGGCCAACATGATGAGGATCAAACCTAGGACCCTAGGAGTGATTCCTATgtcactcctatgacaaatccactccggtgaAAATGTCAGTGGCAAAGATAAGATCCTAGcgatattttctatttttcgatCGGCGCCCGTTTGGCTGAGAAAATCAAGGAAAGGGGGAGAGGAGACAAGACGAAGACGtgaggagaagagagagagagggtgagagacgTGAGAGATTGGCACAGCAAAATTCTGAAGGATCTTAGATCCTTCAggtaaccatatatatatatatatatgtatatattattattttatattatattattaaattaataataattattatttattttttagtaattatttaatttaaatttttttttttttacattcccaagcatatccttttctagggcgttacatttaaactcaagaaaatatttgtgctgtaaataattttctccaaaaaatatttatcaaagaaataactgggagaaaacctaagcaatactctcaaaaatgtttttcaaagattaagcgtgtagtgagagtatgtgcaaataaaatgccctaaataaaatactcttttcaaaaatgattttgaaataaatgcatgaaagagagttgaagaTATTTGTATAAGAATTATTTTTACAATagaaattgaaaactaaggtgtagccccaagagagggggggggggtgaattgggttattaaaatttcttttaaatcctttttatgaattcttaaccttttataattcttCCAAATATTTTTTGACTTCTTTAAGCAATCGCACAAAGGCttaagtattttattcaatccacgaccacaacacaaataaacaatcaatcaactactcaaaccaatcaaccacaatataagtgaccaatcaatatatgctttgcaattcttttgCTAATATTCAGCTtgattgtttgcagccctgtgtatatgaatatgtaagccctgtagagaatgtaattgaccattcaattgataatcaaaataacatccaatcactctttccaaaatcagaattcaaataagccttcagttaataggttttgggttgttaaccaatcaacgtactcctttacggtttttcgcaaagtattgattaaccaacgtactccctttaagttTTCACAAGctcaagaacaaattaagcttttgtttatttaatttccaatacacgttgtttttatgattgagagaattacaacatccacacagtttatatttttgttggaatttaaagagaataagggaaagagagtgacaccgctctatctacgaggttcggcttatccccagcctacatcctacccttaggcaaaccacctaaggattcaactATACTTGTTCCTTTCCGAGTGGAACAAAACTATTACAaataacctctttttcaggaagagaaacctctccaagcaacggcccatgcttggtccaacgatccaaatcaattttgaatcgtcaaagaactactaAATAGAAGTAAGaatctgcgtacaagaacactctcaaaattgggcaaatttgtacaagttagagcacttaatatacttcaaagcaaatactaaatagaaaatacgaaattcaagatttagatgtcaccaaaggttctttcttatagatagagaaaacttagttgcaaatcagaaccaaggCTTTTAATCAATCAGCAATTTCATTGAGTTCTCCCAGCAAGATTGTAAGCACATATGGATTTAGGAGAGTACGAATGTAGAATGCTTGTATTGCTTGAGCATATTTTGAGCAagaggagtatttatagagtcttTTGTgaaagagtttccttatttaccaagttgacttggagtgtttggtcaatttcacaaaatatttgaaatcctagatttaattttgaaaaacttcccgtttagttcgaatttcaaaatcttcgtggagttagtcggctgactcactcaactgggtcaaATTTTGTGCAGGTCAATTGGCTGGAGAGGCGGCTGACAGCGTTCTGTCtgtccaaaaattatttcaataaatagttagtcggctgactaaaattagttaaaaaatggtcagtcgTCGGCTGGCTCaacttagttcaaaaatggtcagttggctggataaaccattctttttcaaatattttcatttttgatttttaaactctagtttattttgaaaaactaaaatataactttttcaaaatcattttcaagggtttttcaaaagatggtctctaagtcttttgatcctaaagagcttcatatatctaaatagtattgtattgaagtacttacaaatatctttctaTTTATGAACTCATTTAActctaagtcttcaagtcttttGAGGTTCAACTTTACTTCAAGTCCCACtaagcctttaagctcttcatttgtcttttattgcttcaatattctgataagctttcacttgattgactttgatttccagcttgcttccatgatcAGGAGTGTTGTTTTACTTAATTCTAAAATAacgtcactcaacaacacatgttaaaatatccttcaattgttatcatcaaaacaaaattgaaaagtCTTGTCAGGCCAACAAAAAttatttgggggaactttgattaacaaggggTTTGAGAATGAAAGCAaatgagtatttatagattttcaagaaaatatgaccgttggggacacgctcagtatttgggaaaagtttaattaaaagttaatgacgttttagaactttaaaaaatttccaacccgagaggttcagttgaccatatagagggtttggtcgaccatattgacAAGTTTGGTCCACTGTGGAACTTTCGAACTACATGTTCGGCCAATAGTCTCAGAGCGATTCTGAATCCTTTTGCGGGTTAGGTTGACCAAGAGAAGGTTGGTTGACCGTTCTTATagatttggtcgaccatggcCAATTTTAACtacaaggttcagtcgaccatgtagttgggtgtcagacacgcttcaattcggtcgaccgtgaatgATACGTTCATTTCAGAACAGTCGACCATCCAAAGTAAAAAATTTGACTTCTGAAttgttcggtcgatcgtggcaATTATAACTCCATAGGTTTAGTCGACCGTCACAGGTCAAACTCTTGACTTCTAGGCAAACAGTGGTTCAGTCAACAAAGCTAGTTATTACTAgtttggtttggttgaccaagagcattaacaatgaatattttaACCCTAAAACTAtgcaaaaactttgtatgattttagcctttttagaaaaagatttttgctggtccctagggtctatctgtGGTTGATCTGAGCATTCATACATATTATGCAAatacatgcattattatagactaaagataaaaaattaaatgcaatacaattaaaaaacaaatgtattcttctttgctcttccaTCTTTCGTGGAAAACGCTAGTTGATGTGAGGTTTATGgcttccatcttcttcttctgtgTGTGCATTCTCAATTTTAAATCTGTttaaaacactaaacacaaacATAAGATATATGTGCTTTGTTAACAttaaaacagagatcggactcaaaaagttaacaatatatgtattaaaaaatataagtaaaaaaataaaataaaccagtgtaagagaagtAGGTGATGAAACCTAAAGGGAAAACATATAATAAAATTGAAAGGCAAAACAATCAAAGATGGTGATATGATTATAGAGGATGAAATAGATaaaaacactctttggagtaggataggtaactctattaaaaagacaGAAAAATGAAATTTAGATGATTTAACGAGATGATTCTCAAATAGCCAAAAAGTTGGTGGTGGAATAAAGATGTCCAAAAGCTGTAAACACAAAAAGAATTTCGtataaaatgtgaaaaaaaatgtagaaacatggataagtttgaaaaataaaaaagacttgaAAAGATACAAAAAAAGACCATTAGTGAAtgtaaatatagatcatttaataatttgtatgatagattagatacaaaagaaagagaaagagatatatttaaagtTGTGAGGGCTAGAGAAAGAAAACGTAAAGATTTAGGTACTGTAAAATGTACAAAAAGTGAGGATAGtgttgtcttggttaaggaacaAGACATAAAAGAgggatgacgaagttacttttgTAAGTTGTtgaatgaaaaccaaatagaaaactTAATCTTAGAATtgacaaaggaagaaaaaaactaaaaatatgagaatttttttttctttctaaaattaGAGTCAAGAAAGTTAAATTTGcactaaaaaggatgaaaaatgaaaaagctaTAGGAAAAGACAACATCCTAATTGAATTTTGGAAATGCTTAGAtgataatgaaattataaaaaacaaagaaatggCAAATGAATGGAAGAAAAACACTTTGATACTTATATACTAAAAAAAGAAggcaatattcaaaattgtaataactatcgtgaaattaaacaTATAAgttatacgatgaaactatgagaaagggtagttgaacaaagatgaCGGCTTGAAACAAATGTCTTAGAAAGTCAATTTGATTTTATGGCTAGGAGATCTACAACATAAGTTGTATATCCTTTAAGAAGATTAATCAAAAAGTTTTGGGAAAAGAAGATGGACTTGCATACaaacccttatctttttgctttaccGATGAATCAACTAACTAAGAGTATCCAAACTGCGATTTCATGGTGCATGTCATTTGCacatgatattgtattgattgatgaaattaagggccaagtagaggctaagttagaattatgaagagaaactttaaaatctagagactttaggattagtagaaataagacagaatataagAAATGCAATTTcaataatagtaggaggaatattagagaaaaaattaaacttgatgattaAGAAATAAATAACATTTGTAGATTTTAGTACCTAGGATCTATTATGCATGCAAGctgagggagaaattgaagaggatttAATGCATAAAGCTAAAACAAGTTTGATAAAATAGAGAAGTGTCTCAAGTGTGCTttatgatcatagaatacccttgtaattgaaaggaaagttttattgGACAACTATAAAAATAGTTGTGCTATATAGATCataatgttgggtgacgaagaaacaaaACATACAAAATGTAAAAATTTTCGAAATGAGAACGTTTAGATGAgtgagtggtataacactaaaAGATAGATTAAGAAATGAAAATGTTCGCGGCAAGTTAAATGTAACTCCCATAGAAGATAGGGTAAGAGAGGGACAAATTAGATGCTTTGGGCACTGCAatataggccacatagtgcgctagtgaagaatagtgagttagttactatgagggttagtagaaggggtagggatagacatAAAATAAGATAGTGAGTAGTAgggatttaatagccttgaatttgtcaaatgaaatggtccataatcgcataaattagctgaaaaatattcatgttgctaatctcacctagtgggacttaagacttgattttgttgttgttgttgtaggttTTTTGatagtttttgaaaacaaaaggGGTGGAGTGTCATTTTATGAAAACATAAGGGGTGTTGtttgatttttcccaatatagtaTTCTTTATCAAATTCAATGTTTATTGTTTAATTTCCTTCTAGGATAAATTAAATGCAACTCAGACTAGTGAAAAGGTGAAACACTACAAGCTATGTAGTATCTCGTTAGGTAAAATTAGGTAAGTAAAAGACGTCTATCTCAATAAAGTGCCAGagacttcaaaaaaaaaaaaaaaaaagttaaagtttagtttgggagcatggatttgaggttttaaatttatatttatattatacaaaatttaatatgattttatactatGTTTTGTTCAAATTGATCTGCACATATTCAAATTCAATTAAACCCCAAAATTCAAATTGCCTAACATATGGTAATTATCTTTTTATAATATAAGTGAGATTATTTACCATGTcatctatatatatagataatttAGAGCGGATTAGATTTTAAGTGACTATGAGATTTCTTATTCTATTAGGGGAAAATATCAACCACACAAAACTATTTCCTTAAtatatgctctctctctctctatatatatatagatatgcataaaaggTTCCAAAACCAAAAATTGCATCATATATTAATTCAGGTTCTTGCATTGATCTCCATTCTTGAAATTAAAAATCGAATAATTCTTGCATGCCCTCATGGAGTTCCTTCAAAAATGCGCTGCCCATAAGCTGCAATACcacaaaaagcaaataacatgagagagagagagagagagagagagagagagagagagagagagagagagagagagagagagagagagagagagagatatttaggCCCACAGGGATCTTTGGTGGTAACAACACCAGCTTGGCCAAGGCAAAGCCTACGGGCTTTGTAGAAGATATTGAGAGCCACAGAAGCATGATTTTCCAGAGTGTTGGGTTGGAAGCATTTTCCATTAGGAGGATATATAGGACCGCAGGATATCCCTGTCTCTTCACAACATGTCACTATGGCTTGCCGCAGCATCTCAGTTGTTGCACTTGGACTCGCCACACACCAAGTCATGGCCTATACCcacatacaagcacacacacacacacattgaacaaattaattaatattgGGTTGTACTAGACTTCCCCAATTCGTGATCTTGGTCAGTGTCCCCGCAACTTGTTTGGTGGGATCTATCTCTATGAGTGGCTGGGACATTGCCCAAGATCTCAAATTTGAGAACTTTgtaatgatttttctaaaatatttgggGTCTGAGTAAGTgctttgaaaaaatgattttcGAAAATAGAAttcttcaatttaaatataactatGAATTTCATAATGGGCTTAGATCTTTCTTAAATCTCCTTTAATGTCTTCTTTTGTTCTTCTCAAAGTCATCATAAGAAATGACCACAACTTGTAATACAAAGATAAAAGCAATGCACTTACCCTCTTCTCctcaaaactagtggtgtatcCTTCGAATGCTAAGCAAGCTCCAATGTAAAGTAAGAAAGAGAGGATACCAATCGATAGATAATTAACCTTGGCCATGACTATTTTGGGTACTTTTGGGTCACTCTATAAATTGGACAAGAATTTTTGGTTTTGAGATTTCAGGATGCCCTCCTCATGAGCTAGAGAActtcatatatatagacacacgcAATGTGCATATTTTATTAATAGAGCAATAAAAAAATCTGAATTTAAGTAtgctatttaattttttgttgtagCAATTAATATAAGGAAGATTTTATATTAAATAGAGTATTTATGATTCATTGCCTAAACACGTGGGAAAATATTAAGTGCTCCAGTGTATATAGCACCtataacgacccagaaaatactgatatttaaatattaaaaagagatgaaaatggaaacatgaacagaaggaggcagtagacttagtcgacgacatcgcattttgaagataataacgataataataatttcaaggaattgccaaaattcgtcgacgaatatagggcttcgtcgacgagtacataaggaaattcgtcgacgaatacagggcctcaccgacaagaaaat
The Malania oleifera isolate guangnan ecotype guangnan chromosome 13, ASM2987363v1, whole genome shotgun sequence DNA segment above includes these coding regions:
- the LOC131145602 gene encoding major pollen allergen Ole e 10-like gives rise to the protein MAKVNYLSIGILSFLLYIGACLAFEGYTTSFEEKRAMTWCVASPSATTEMLRQAIVTCCEETGISCGPIYPPNGKCFQPNTLENHASVALNIFYKARRLCLGQAGVVTTKDPSYGQRIFEGTP